In the genome of Triticum urartu cultivar G1812 chromosome 5, Tu2.1, whole genome shotgun sequence, one region contains:
- the LOC125506159 gene encoding probable polyol transporter 6, with translation MGVEEQGKKNGGDGGGRTNKYAVACSVIGSIISILMGYDTGVMSGAMLFIKEDLGTNDTQVQVLAGILNVCALAGSLTAGRVSDWVGRRRTISLAACIFLAGSVLMGLSPNFATLLAGRCVAGVGVGYALMIAPVYAAEIASADIRGSLTSLPEICISFGILIGYVSNYFLAKLPLVYGWRTMLGLGALPSAVLALGVLAMPESPRWLVMQARPDEALAVLRKVCNTAGEADVRLADIKSAAGFVEGDDASAPATGSGGKGVLKEMFIHPTPTVRRVLVAGLGIHFFQHLSGIEAVVLYSPRIFKAAGIATRNKILAATIGVGVTKTVFIMTAILLVDRVGRRPLYLSSLAGIVASLTCLGLGLTVIEHSPHGQGAPWAVVLAITTVFTFVASFSVGVGPITWAYSSEVWPLRLRAQGASIGVAINRIMNAGVSMTFVTLYKAITIGGAFFLFAGLAVVAATFFYFCCPETQGRPLEEIEEVFSQGWHAQRRQQPSSSPVADSKA, from the exons ATGGGAGTGGAGGAGCAGGGGAAGAAGAATGGCGGCGATGGGGGTGGGAGGACGAACAAGTACGCTGTCGCCTGCTCCGTCATCGGCTCCATCATCTCCATCCTCATGGGCTACG ACACCGGCGTGATGAGCGGCGCGATGCTGTTCATCAAGGAGGACCTCGGGACCAACGACACGCAGGTGCAGGTCCTCGCCGGCATCCTCAACGTCTGCGCGCTCGCCGGCTCCCTCACCGCCGGCCGCGTCTCCGACTGGGTGGGGCGCCGCCGCACCATCTCGCTCGCAGCCTGCATCTTCCTCGCGGGCTCCGTCCTCATGGGCCTCTCGCCCAACTTCGCCACGCTCCTGGCCGGCCGCTGCGTCGCCGGCGTCGGCGTCGGCTACGCGCTCATGATCGCGCCCGTCTACGCCGCCGAGATCGCGTCCGCGGACATCCGCGGCTCGCTCACCTCGCTCCCCGAGATCTGCATCAGCTTCGGCATCCTCATTGGCTACGTGTCCAACTACTTCCTCGCCAAGCTGCCGCTGGTCTATGGCTGGCGCACCATGCTGGGGCTCGGCGCGCTCCCCAGCGCCGTGCTCGCCCTCGGCGTCCTGGCCATGCCGGAGTCGCCCCGGTGGCTCGTCATGCAGGCCCGCCCGGACGAGGCGCTCGCGGTCCTCCGGAAGGTCTGCAACACGGCGGGAGAGGCCGACGTGCGGCTCGCGGACATCAAGAGCGCGGCCGGGTTCGTCGAGGGAGACGACGCGTCCGCGCCCGCGACCGGCAGCGGCGGCAAAGGCGTGTTGAAGGAGATGTTCATACACCCGACGCCGACCGTCCGTCGCGTCCTCGTGGCCGGCCTGGGCATCCACTTCTTCCAGCACCTGAGCGGGATCGAGGCCGTGGTCCTCTACAGCCCGCGGATCTTCAAGGCGGCCGGCATCGCCACCCGCAACAAGATCCTCGCGGCAACCATTGGGGTGGGCGTGACGAAGACGGTGTTCATCATGACGGCGATCCTGCTCGTCGACCGCGTCGGCCGGCGGCCACTCTACCTGTCCAGCCTGGCCGGCATCGTCGCCTCGCTAACCTGCCTCGgcctaggcctcaccgtcatcgAGCACTCGCCTCACGGCCAAGGCGCGCCCTGGGCGGTCGTGCTGGCCATCACCACGGTGTTCACCTTCGTCGCCTCCTTCTCCGTCGGCGTGGGGCCCATCACTTGGGCCTACAGCTCAGAGGTCTGGCCGCTCCGGCTGCGCGCGCAGGGCGCCAGCATCGGCGTGGCCATCAACCGCATAATGAACGCCGGCGTGTCCATGACCTTCGTCACCCTGTACAAGGCGATCACCATCGGCGGCGCCTTCTTCCTCTTCGCGGGGTTGGCGGTGGTGGCTGCCACGTTCTTCTACTTCTGTTGTCCGGAGACGCAGGGCAGGCCCCTGGAGGAGATCGAGGAGGTGTTCAGCCAGGGTTGGCACGCCCAGCGTAGGCAGCAGCCGTCGTCGTCGCCGGTGGCCGACAGCAAGGCATAG